tattcagcctgcAGTACTCTGTCTACCTAATCTAACAGGCTGGGCAAAGAGAATAATAGTCAGTGaaccagccaagaggcccatggtaactatggaggagctgcatagatCCACCGCTCAGGTGGGAGAGCCTGTTATCACAAGTTGTGCACTCCCCAAACCTGGCCTCTCTGACAGACTGGCAAGcagaaagtcattgttaaaagaaacccATAACACCTCCCAATTGCCACAAACAATGAATAACGGAGGAATACCACAATGAAGCACTTTTGTCGAATTAGCCTTAAATAGACCTTAATGCAAAGCgccatgtggtggaaaactaactctGCAGATCTCCCTGATCACACCATTCCCAGGGTGATATATGGCaccatgatgctgtggggatgcttctcttcTCCAGGAACAGAgctgatggacagatggatggagctaaatttaGGGCTATCCTGAAAGGAAACCTGCtagatgctgcaaaagacttgagactaaaAGGTGGAGGCTTacctttcagaaaaaaacaacggACCTAAACTTACATCCAGAACCACACTGGAatagtttggatcaaagcatattcatctgTTCAATGTCCTAGTCAAATACTAGCCCTAGATCAATTTAAGAATCTTTCCATCCAATCTTACTgatcttgagctgttttgcaaagaagaatgagctaaactttcagtttctagatgtgaaaagctggtagagacgtaCGCCAAATGATCTACTGCTGTAAtttcagcaaaaggtggtttaagaaagtactgactcagtggggggctgaatactaaaCCTTTTCAAAGAATTATCTGTATTTTAAAGCACATATCATTGTCCTGCTTTCCAATTATATGCAAACACTCTTGAAGGCACTGTATGTTCTAGAGCTTTCATACTGGGAAACAAGTTACTTAAACTAGTTGTCAATTCAACAAGTGAATGAATCACATGCCTGTCCCTGTGCCGTTGTGTTACGTCATTTACTGTGTAAATATTGGGTTTAAATAACTGTGCTCTGCTTGACAAAGATTGTTTGCCTTTTCAGAAACAGGAAGAACATTTATTAAACTATTAATTGCCAGTGGaaacaaaccaaaaccaaaataataacaaaaacaaatctcagATGATGTTTAATCGTTAACATAAGAAAGCTTTTACTATTCTACTAAAAGACTAAACAAATGCATACAAGAACAAACTTACCACATTTCAAATTTCCAAAATAACCTTTATTCTAaacttacattttaaattttaagtttAGTATAAAAAAGTTAAGTGCACCTAAgttctttttttcaaagtatTTCATCTTTGACATGTCTCAGCAAACTGTAGTGACACTCATCTCCTTTAGTAATCTTAAAAGATAGAATGTGTACCAAAGTACGTCACATCACTTTAGTACATACAtctattttacaaaatgttgtAAAGAGAATCCCTGAACTATAAATGTCCATAATCCCTCAACAAAGAATGTCCCGTTTGCTGGCTGTGGTTGGCATAGCATCTACTGGTGAGCTGTAAGTTTACAGAACTTCATATTGCTTGGAATGAAGCCACTATTATGCTGCTTTACAATTGGagcagagatggaaaaacaagaaaacttcCGTTTGAGTTACAGCTCTAAAGTTTTGATAGCCGTGGTCTTTATTTTCAGTTGAGCTGCCTGAATTGACGGCAGGAGTTGTGAGACGTGTGCATCACAGAATAGGTTTCTGGTCATTTCGGAAGAGCAAAGCAGGTTTCCAGAATGTTGGCTTTGGATTTTACTAATATTTATATCATTAATTGTTCGCTGACAGTAACAGCCTTTCTGTTAGCCACAGCTATTAAAACTTTATACTGTGTCGGATACCCAGCGACACTCATTCACACCACAATGATAAATGCTTAGAAACATTAGTTCGTGGTATCCATACAGACACGTTTAGCTTCAAATActttatttagttttcattGACTCCAAAAATGCTTGAaagcataaaaagaaaatgacttaAACATGCGGACAGTCATGTAGCCTCGTTGCAAGGTCTTTGCATACTCTTTCAGGCTTTGTAACAACATGGCACATCTTTACATAAGTTTTTCTAATGGAATAAAAATGGACCCAAAACTGTAGAAAAATGTCACAGTTTTTTCACTGAAAAAGTCGTGAAAACAGAACATAAAAAGAGATTAGCCCCTTTTTTCTGCAACTCCTCAGTTTTGCTTAGCAGTACTGGTATTTCAGATAAAAAGGTACATTAGCAAAAGGTGCAAAGTATGCAGCAACTGAAAGATGCAGGTGACCTACACACAgtgacagaaaaaagaaaacgctAAAGATTGCAGTCATGGCAGACCGAAAGCTGGAGGGGCCGACAGTGTCACAACTTCTTGTTCAAGGAtatgtttgctttttaaaaccgTGACGATTAAAATTTGAAGTTATTATAAATGCATTGTCGGCTAGATCTTTGGTACAACCAGCTCATTGGTTAtactgtcaaaatgtttttattagccTAACTAAAACACACTCAAAATATTAAGCcaagaaagcaaaacagaaatattaaatgaaTTCTTGTGAAATGGTTCCAATAAGTTTAACGATGTgtgtaaaccaaaaaaaaaaaaaaacctaaaagcaTAGCTCTGTATATGTGAACAATAACAACTCTGGGTATCCGACTGTGGAATAGAAACAGGATacataaaaagctaaaaatgttATACCAACCACCCCTTTCTAATCATCTTACTATTTGGATTTACTTTAAAATTCTTTCCTTTAAGTTTACTGAAGTTAATTTGCTTCGATTCAGGGTTATCCCCAGTGCTCTTTGGCACTTAACTATGTTCATCTACAAGTTGCCCAACAAGGTACAGTAAACCACTTGAGATATTGCATTAACTCCTTAAagacattttgttttgctttaaattaaatttatttcatttacaacTGATTGAAATGGAACAATCTCTCAGACAATTCATTGTGCAACAAATTtattgtggtgtttttttttatactgtgCAAAAGACAAGACAGTTCTAACTAAATGCATCCAGGATgctggttctttttttttttttttttaaatatatagcaGAGGTGTTAACATCCCCTGATCATCATACTGGTATTTACACAAAACTATTACACTCCTATTAATTAAACTACACTAGAGATTTTTAAAAACGACAAGTGGAGATTTCTTTTAGTTTGCGCTTTGCGACTTTGTTTCTTTGCGTTTTACTTTCACCATAAAGCAGCTAAACTATATAACGTAGGTCTGTTATTTCAACATTTCATCTAAATAGTTGTACAGGAATACATGAATATCtcagtgttatttttgactaTTTGATTAAAAAGGAGAATAGCTCTCCTGAGGAGACACAGAGGCCTGAAAAAAGTCCAATCTGAAGCAACCACAGACTTTTGATCTAGTAAAGAATTATGGAGAGACTTATATTTTAAATCTGTAGATTTTATTTCCTCTCAGGCGATGAAATTAACCATTTGATCTTTAGGTCAGAAGTGGAATACTGTACCTTTAACAAGGGCTCTATAATATTACATTCCGTTAGGTGATATCAGTATTGTGGCATGGCCAAGCAGCCTGAAGAGGAAGGCGTATGGAATAAAGAAGGAACTTGGGAATCATCTGGGATGGGGGCACGGTTTAGGCATGAACAAGGAGGGGAGTAGCTGCTGTTACCAGATAGTATAACCTCCATTGGATCCACCCAGGAAGAAGTTATTCTTGCGCTGCGCCATGACAACATTGGCGCCCTGCATGGCGGCCAGCTGAGCCGCATTAGGGGGGTGTCCAGGAGGTGGGGGCTTAAGAAGGAGGAAAACAGGCTCAGTGACTGCTAGACAGTTGATCAGTTTTGCAAAAGAAATGCATTTTGACAACACTCACTGGGAGGGAAACGCTGCTGCCGGTTGTGAAACGAGCGCCGGCGTCAAAGCCACTTTCCACCATCACGGTTGATCCAGGTGGGTAAACAGCTCCCATGTGGTAGTAAGCCATGGGGACATTTTGGCCCATCGGACCAACCTGCATGTGTGGCTGCATGGGCATATACACCTGATGGCCAGCGTAGGGTGAGGACATCTGTGGCACCTGACCAGGCACCTGAGCTGGAAGCACATATCTGGGCTGGTATATCTGCACACacagagatggaaaataaaattaagacaaTTAGAAATTATATTCCGAGACTTGACTCTTATCTTGTTGAATTTCCAGATGCAACAGTTACCTCAGAATATGCAGGTGGTGTGTCTGTGTAAGGAGGTGCCTGAGGAGACATTTGCATAGCAGGAGGGTATACAGGTGCACTACTCTGCTGAGGGTACACAGACTGCTGTGGATATGAACCTGCAaaacaacatgttttgttttaaattaaatacttaTACTTCAGGGACTGATGGGGAATTCCCAGGTTCAGTGAGGGAACATTCCACCAGCAAAGGATGGTGACAAAGCCAGGAAATCTGTGTGTGAGGTCAGGACAAAATTAATGGAAATGGCATTGAAAGCAAAGTAGAATAAAGAAATAGTACAACTAATTATGATAAAACCCAAATGTACCCAAAAGACCCAGATCAATAATTCTGTACAGCTTCTGatgtcataataataataaataataataatattactcTGCAAACATTCTTGACCATGaccaaattttacatttaagtgaaaagcaaaaagaaataaaatctcaaacatCACCAGCATTTCTCTTGGGATTAGGAATGGGTTGATTACCAGTAGGAAGGTATTCCAAGGTTTGAAAAATGTACAGTTTTAATACTGCAAAAAATGTCCTATCATAACATTCTTacagtttaaagtcattttaatgagatgccagagaaatgCCAGGGGCTCTGAATTTTTCTTTCGCTGTATGGAGccttaaaaaagggaaaaaatgctGCCCCTGCCCcacttgttgctgcacactgccggTAAGCTGGCTGAAGAGAGGCTCCAACACATTTCTCTAGCTTACATAAAAGACATGTTTGGCTGCATAGAAGTATTTCTGGTCACGAAAACAGTCATGGTGTGAAAACTAAAGACTCCCCGTCTCTTGTAATAAGGTAACCTTGTTTTAAAACTAACGTTTACAAACTAAAAGTGACAGCTAAGCAGCCAATTACAGGCTGGCTACCCGAACAGACCACCTGACCAATTAACCAACTATTAGCTTGTTAAGACTTCTGTTATTCTATAAACAACATAATAGCAAAAACGGATAATATTCTGCTTATAAGCTATTAAGAAATTACTGGGGAATTTAGTGTATCgtgttaaaaataacattattataactgtaaGAATCAATGTCATTTTACTCAAGCAGCAGTATGTTTTTGCTTTAGTCTACTAAATAAAGTCAATTGTACAATTTTGTGTAAACAGTGATatcatatttgtaaaaaagactACTATACAATGAGAATCTCTAACCCACCCATGCCATTGAGAGGAAGCAAAATAGtgaaaaattaagtaaaaatTGTGATGAAATATGATATTTAACTTTTATCTTGATGTTTTATGCAAATAAGAGGGAAAGAACATCTATTGATTACAtgatgatagatagatgataaTAGCCAGCTCAGTCAGTTGCAATCAAACCATTATGCTTTAATAGgaaagaacaaaaatataatcTTTAAGATGATATCAAAATCTCAAAACGTTTAAACACGTGTACAAAGAATAggataaaaagaacaaatataaaaaatatattcaaattaaaGACAAATACTAAATAAATGGATGTAACctaattgcattttaaaaaggaaaatggtaGATAATTTCTAATCTTGATATTTCACATAGCCGTTTCTGCAGTTGACATAGTAAGGAGACTTATTTTATACAACCCATAACCAGTTAGTATCTATTGGTTTCCAGTCAATTCACTTTATTCTAACAGTCAGGCAGAAATCTGTGACgtagttaaaataaatataaacagcaTTAGGAAATTTCACATTAGGTTTATAAGATTATTAAAACGTTGCATTGTTTTTCTATGTGGTTGATTTTCAAATAAGCGGGCAATTAAGGGAGAACAAAATGGTTAACTTACTGTGAAAGCAAAAATAGCATCAGCCCTTTGTTCATGAAGCTAAGCGTGTTGACCCGCTATTATAATCTAAAACGGTCAAATagacaataaaacaacatgTTCACCGTGGCATAGCTGTAGCAAACTGCGGTGGAAACGAAAACATTCCATCAGACTGACTGGAACAGAACGGGACTTCCATGTTAACAACACTACAGCGACCCAAAACAGTCCGGTTATGGCAGCCTTGCCTTTATAAACGATTATAgctggcaaaaaaacaaaacacgatCTGATCAGAATCCGTACAAGAATATAACGAGAAagtaaaaattgtatttatgaCAGCATTTCAGACGCATTTGGATTAAGTAAGTGAGCTTCCCAGAAGTCGTCAATTTATTGTTATGTACGTAGCTAAACGTGAAGTCCGCTTTAGATAGCGACAGCCCGTTCGGCTCTAGTTCTAACAGCAGCGACGACTGACGGACAGCTAGCTGACAAAATGAAAACGCTGTGGAGAAATACCTTTGTTATTCATTGTTGTGGATTAATTCGGAGGCTGAGGAACATCAGTTTTTACGGAGCTCAGCGTATCTTGTCTCGGCCTTGTTACGGGTTTCGGATTGACACTTCCTTGTTTCTTCTTGTTGTTGTGGAAGTGGTTACGTCACCCGTTCTTTATCTGCGGCGGCACGCACGCACGGCTCACCTGCACGCCTGCGCCCctctgtggtggaaacaggaaaagagttccagtgaaaaataaaaatgaaacaaaaaataaaaaagcaaactttaaagcaaaaaaaccaaaaacaacaaacaacaacaacaaaaacctacgataaataaataaataaacttgaattgCCAATAAACAAAATATCTTTACTAATTACAAATAATTAGCTTCCGCCCAtggattgctggagataggcaccagcttcttccactatggaagaagcgatatagaaaatgactgactgactgacaaataatTAGCATTACGGAGAATTACGGCTTACGCTATATAAAAAGAATTTGGTTTTATTAAGAAATAAGttcaagtttaaaataaataacaattaaACTTAAATTACAAATAGAAAGGACAGGAAAATAGTATATTTTCATTACAGATCTTCATTTTGTCCAAATCAAATAATCAGGTTACCAGATTTAAGTCAGTAATGCAAGATTTCATAATAACAGATTAAATCACCATAGAATTGTCATTTCTGACAACATTGTCCGATTACTTTTTTGTAAGTAAAGTAGGTATATTGTCCTTGCGTTTATTTCTTATGTTAATTACTGAATATTAatgggttttttttaagttatttattttatccatATTATAGAGAATACatttgaaaattaataaatgaatgtaGCATACCCAACTGCCAAAATACCGGGAGAGAACCCCCTcatgcacggagagaacatgcaaactccatgcagaaagaccgccGCCTGGGAGTCGAACCTAAGACCTTTTTGCTACAAGGAAACGGTGCTACCAACTCCACCACCGTGCAGCTCATAGAATAAACattgaaataataataactaaaaaaacaaatagaaaaataaaaaacttgtaCTTCTTTATGTTAAACAAGCtaacaaaaaacaatcaaataaataaataaaatttcaaaacagctaaatattcaatgttttatattttatcaataaaaagaataaataaatgataaattagGATGTACAAAAGCGCCATGCCTCTTTCACATATAATTTACTGTCTGACCAGACAAACAGGAgacattttaaaccaaaatcAGCAGAAAGATTACACAAATTGACTTTGAAAAAAGGACAACATTTTACCCCAAcaatatttgtgaaaacatgaTTAATGTAGCCAAGTAGCTGATGTTCCTGTATGCATTATGTTTACTGTATAGTAGCCTAGTAGGGTGGCGTTTCTAGTCTtacataagattttttttaaaacaacagatttttgggttttcattagctgtaaccAACAATCGTCCAAAATGAAATAACATAAACGCCTGCCATCATTTATCGCTTTAAGATTCACTACGATGCAACTGTATCTGtattccccccccccccgccccaACATGTTTATTTCAGTGTCACAAACACTGCTCGGCTTTCTT
This DNA window, taken from Girardinichthys multiradiatus isolate DD_20200921_A chromosome 1, DD_fGirMul_XY1, whole genome shotgun sequence, encodes the following:
- the dazap2 gene encoding DAZ-associated protein 2, with amino-acid sequence MNNKGSYPQQSVYPQQSSAPVYPPAMQMSPQAPPYTDTPPAYSEIYQPRYVLPAQVPGQVPQMSSPYAGHQVYMPMQPHMQVGPMGQNVPMAYYHMGAVYPPGSTVMVESGFDAGARFTTGSSVSLPPPPPGHPPNAAQLAAMQGANVVMAQRKNNFFLGGSNGGYTIW